One segment of Brassica napus cultivar Da-Ae chromosome C3, Da-Ae, whole genome shotgun sequence DNA contains the following:
- the LOC106362753 gene encoding uncharacterized protein LOC106362753 has product MGAMSIRRSLSPLHAECEALIWAMECMKALHISEVVFATDCSQLVKMVSTPTEWPVFTTHMEEFLRCKEYFPTFTIQHIPRAQNKMADKLARGARTPHSAMVYVDSVPPIWFSPQEST; this is encoded by the coding sequence ATGGGTGCAATGTCTATTCGCAGGAGTCTATCACCTTTACATGCAGAATGTGAAGCTTTGATATGGGCGATGGAGTGCATGAAGGCCCTACATATCTCAGAGGTGGTGTTTGCAACAGACTGCTcacagttggtgaagatggtgtctacTCCAACAGAATGGCCGGTGTTCACTACTCACATGGAAGAATTTCTACGATGTAAGGAATACTTCCCCACTTTCACTATTCAGCATATTCCAAGGGCACAAAACAAAATGGCGGATAAGCTAGCACGAGGTGCTAGGACTCCGCATTCTGCTATGGTATATGTTGACTCCGTTCCTCCGATATGGTTCTCGCCTCAGGAATCTACTTAG